Proteins from a genomic interval of Bradyrhizobium sp. CCGB01:
- a CDS encoding MBOAT family protein encodes MLFNSYPFILLFLPVVLAGYFWLGRRSNLTPVIWLAAASLAFYAIGNWQFVALLLLSIAFNYGVGHLLIVAKLGASQRKAALALGVVGDLLVLGIFKYAGFVTENINALAGTHFAVHILLPVGISFYTFTQIAFLVDAYRGQVAAYALPHYTLFVTYFPHLIAGPILHHKDMIPQFERKETKFPDAHLILCGIIIFAIGLFKKTCLADGIQPLVALAFEARSPSFDQAWLGALAYTFQLYFDFSGYSDMAIGISLMFGIFLPVNFNSPYKATSIVEFWRRWHMTLSQFLRDYLYISLGGNRRGRVLRYVNLMVTMLLGGLWHGAAWTFVVWGALHGVYLCVNHAFNALVPNIPAPLARPAGIAGAVLTFLAVVVAWVFFRAESVAWALRVLHAMADPSNIVFGREEIAALVLVAIYAALARLAPNTQGIMGYDHDNRRVGENLRAGRMRPLVLYGASLVLALGILGIQSHSEFIYFRF; translated from the coding sequence ATGCTGTTCAATTCCTACCCGTTCATCCTGCTGTTCCTGCCGGTCGTGCTGGCCGGCTATTTCTGGCTGGGGCGGCGCAGCAATCTGACCCCGGTGATCTGGCTGGCGGCAGCTTCGCTCGCTTTCTACGCCATCGGCAACTGGCAGTTCGTGGCCCTGCTGCTGCTCTCGATCGCCTTCAACTATGGCGTCGGCCATCTCCTGATCGTGGCGAAGCTCGGTGCGTCGCAACGGAAGGCGGCGCTCGCTCTTGGCGTCGTCGGCGACCTTCTCGTGCTCGGCATCTTCAAATATGCCGGCTTCGTCACCGAGAACATCAACGCGCTGGCCGGCACGCATTTCGCCGTTCACATCCTGCTGCCGGTCGGCATCTCCTTCTACACCTTCACCCAGATCGCATTCCTGGTCGATGCCTATCGTGGACAGGTCGCGGCCTATGCGCTGCCGCATTACACGCTGTTCGTGACTTACTTTCCGCATCTGATCGCGGGGCCGATCCTCCATCACAAGGACATGATTCCGCAGTTCGAGCGGAAGGAGACCAAGTTCCCCGACGCGCATCTCATTCTCTGCGGAATCATCATCTTCGCGATCGGCCTGTTCAAGAAGACCTGCCTTGCCGACGGCATCCAGCCGCTGGTCGCGCTCGCCTTCGAGGCGCGCTCGCCGAGCTTCGACCAGGCCTGGCTCGGCGCGCTCGCCTACACCTTCCAGCTCTATTTCGATTTCTCCGGCTATTCCGACATGGCGATCGGGATCTCGCTGATGTTCGGCATCTTCCTGCCCGTCAACTTCAACTCGCCCTACAAGGCCACCAGCATCGTCGAGTTCTGGCGCCGCTGGCACATGACCTTGTCGCAGTTCCTGCGCGACTACCTCTACATCTCGCTTGGCGGCAATCGCCGCGGCCGCGTGCTGCGCTACGTCAATCTGATGGTCACGATGCTGCTCGGCGGGCTCTGGCACGGCGCGGCCTGGACGTTCGTGGTGTGGGGTGCGCTGCACGGCGTCTATCTCTGCGTCAATCACGCCTTCAATGCGCTGGTGCCGAACATTCCGGCGCCTCTTGCGCGCCCGGCTGGTATCGCCGGGGCGGTGCTGACTTTCCTCGCGGTCGTCGTGGCCTGGGTGTTCTTCCGCGCCGAGAGCGTTGCTTGGGCGCTGCGGGTCCTCCATGCCATGGCCGATCCCTCGAATATCGTCTTCGGCCGCGAGGAGATCGCGGCGCTGGTGCTGGTGGCCATCTATGCTGCGCTGGCGCGGCTGGCGCCGAACACGCAGGGCATCATGGGATACGATCACGACAATCGCAGGGTCGGTGAGAATTTGCGGGCAGGGCGGATGCGGCCGCTGGTCCTTTACGGCGCGTCGCTGGTGCTCGCTCTCGGGATTCTCGGCATCCAGAGCCACAGCGAATTCATCTATTTCCGGTTCTGA
- a CDS encoding alanine--glyoxylate aminotransferase family protein — protein sequence MTVRAGREFLAIPGPTTMPDEVLRAMHRPAIDIYSKEMHELTDTLLADISKLFATKGKSYIYIANGHGAWEAALSNVLSRGDKVLVLESGRFAIGWGNAAALMGAEVEVLKGDWRRAVRPSEVEERLRRDKEHTIKAVVVVQVDTASGVQNDIEAIGKAIKAAGHPALYMVDTVASLGCMPFEMDKWGVDVAMSGSQKGLMTPPGLGFVSANARAQEVHKKANMATPYWSWSEREGTENYRKYAGTAPVHLLFALRQAIDLLHEEGLENAFRRHSLLGEAARRAVAAWSEGQVLGFNVAEASERSNTVTTVTMNNGHDPAVLQRYCKDKCGVVLGTGIGDLSGQAFRIAHMGHVNAPMLLGTLGVIEIGLNALKIPHGKGGLEAAVSYLGEEVAA from the coding sequence ATGACCGTTCGCGCGGGCCGGGAATTTCTGGCCATCCCCGGGCCCACCACGATGCCCGACGAGGTGCTGCGGGCGATGCATCGTCCGGCGATCGATATCTACTCCAAGGAGATGCACGAGCTGACCGACACCCTGCTCGCCGATATCTCGAAGCTGTTTGCGACCAAGGGCAAGTCTTACATCTACATCGCCAACGGCCACGGCGCCTGGGAAGCCGCGCTGAGCAACGTTTTGTCGCGCGGCGACAAGGTGCTGGTGCTGGAGAGCGGACGCTTCGCGATCGGCTGGGGCAATGCGGCGGCGCTGATGGGCGCCGAGGTCGAGGTGCTCAAGGGCGACTGGCGCCGCGCGGTGCGGCCGAGCGAGGTCGAGGAGCGCCTGCGCCGCGACAAGGAGCACACCATCAAGGCCGTCGTCGTCGTCCAGGTCGACACGGCCTCCGGCGTGCAGAACGACATCGAGGCGATCGGCAAGGCGATCAAGGCGGCCGGCCATCCCGCGCTGTACATGGTCGACACCGTCGCGTCCCTCGGCTGCATGCCGTTCGAGATGGACAAATGGGGCGTCGACGTCGCGATGTCCGGTTCGCAGAAGGGCCTGATGACGCCGCCGGGCCTCGGCTTCGTCTCCGCCAACGCGCGCGCGCAGGAAGTGCACAAGAAAGCCAACATGGCGACGCCCTATTGGAGCTGGAGCGAGCGCGAGGGCACCGAGAACTATCGCAAATATGCCGGCACGGCGCCGGTGCATCTGCTGTTCGCGCTGCGCCAGGCGATCGACCTCTTGCACGAGGAAGGCCTGGAGAACGCCTTCCGCCGCCACAGCCTGCTTGGCGAAGCCGCACGCCGCGCGGTCGCCGCATGGTCGGAAGGCCAGGTGCTCGGCTTCAACGTCGCGGAGGCCAGCGAACGCTCCAACACCGTGACCACGGTGACCATGAACAACGGCCATGATCCCGCGGTGCTGCAACGCTATTGCAAGGACAAGTGCGGCGTCGTGCTCGGCACCGGCATCGGCGATCTCTCGGGACAAGCCTTCCGCATCGCCCATATGGGCCACGTCAACGCGCCGATGCTGCTCGGCACGCTGGGCGTGATCGAGATCGGATTGAATGCGCTGAAGATCCCGCACGGCAAGGGCGGGCTGGAAGCGGCGGTGTCTTATCTCGGTGAAGAGGTGGCGGCGTAG
- a CDS encoding thermonuclease family protein: MLRKILIALSLLALSLPGWPSLAEAADITGTAKVRAGDAVVIGNTRIRLGGIDAPAVDQLCLNTKSERWTCGVAARDELAKFAEGKNWVCHARAIDRRGRTVARCEVGGEDIQKWLVRAGWALAYARVSKDYEPDEAAAREAKAGMWQGAFIAPWDWRVRNKKTPILGATKPPEGAHAVLLASASGPVAPSPDCTIKGNVNTAGECIYHQPTSRWYTQIKMKISKGTRWFCSVEEAEAAGCRETKR, encoded by the coding sequence ATGTTGCGAAAAATCCTGATTGCGCTGTCACTGCTCGCCTTGTCCTTGCCCGGCTGGCCGTCGCTGGCGGAGGCCGCCGACATCACCGGCACCGCGAAGGTCCGCGCCGGCGATGCCGTCGTGATCGGGAACACGCGAATTCGGCTCGGCGGCATCGACGCGCCCGCGGTCGACCAGCTCTGCCTCAACACCAAGAGCGAGCGCTGGACCTGCGGCGTTGCCGCCCGCGACGAGCTCGCCAAATTCGCCGAGGGCAAGAACTGGGTCTGCCATGCCCGCGCGATCGACCGGCGCGGCCGCACCGTGGCGCGCTGCGAGGTCGGCGGCGAGGACATCCAGAAATGGCTGGTGCGCGCCGGCTGGGCGCTGGCTTATGCCCGCGTCTCCAAGGACTACGAACCCGATGAGGCCGCCGCGCGTGAGGCCAAGGCCGGCATGTGGCAGGGCGCCTTCATCGCGCCCTGGGACTGGCGCGTCCGCAACAAGAAGACCCCCATTCTGGGCGCGACCAAGCCGCCCGAAGGGGCGCACGCGGTGCTGCTCGCCTCGGCCTCCGGGCCGGTCGCGCCCTCGCCGGACTGCACCATCAAGGGCAATGTCAACACCGCCGGCGAGTGCATCTATCACCAGCCGACCAGCCGCTGGTACACCCAGATCAAGATGAAAATCAGCAAGGGCACCCGCTGGTTCTGCTCGGTGGAAGAGGCCGAAGCCGCCGGCTGCCGGGAAACGAAGAGATAG
- a CDS encoding caspase family protein, whose amino-acid sequence MNVRQLDISRRTIAVAAALVGTVSLVIGAHAALNMRAIDAAKAVSTDQVAGSIGQTSRLALVIGNGHYPDASAPLTQSINDARALSSSLRKSGFDVDMVEDATKDDMVRAVNRLKSRIKRDTTVMLFFGGYGVQTGRQSYMLPVDAVIWKESDVRRQGVSIDGVLEMMKEQGAKAKLVVVDASRRNPYERRFRSYSHGLAPISATDNALILSSASPGKVVDDGKGEHSVLVGEFLTNLNAQGSAEGVFNKTRIAISRASEGDQVPTISSSLLEDVQFDQAGG is encoded by the coding sequence ATGAATGTAAGGCAGCTCGACATTTCCCGCCGCACGATCGCGGTTGCCGCGGCCCTCGTCGGCACGGTGTCGCTCGTGATCGGCGCTCATGCTGCCCTTAACATGCGCGCGATCGATGCCGCCAAGGCCGTCTCGACTGACCAGGTCGCCGGCTCGATCGGCCAGACGTCCCGCCTCGCCCTCGTCATCGGCAATGGACATTATCCCGACGCCAGCGCGCCGCTGACGCAGTCGATCAACGACGCCCGCGCGCTGTCCTCGAGCTTGCGCAAGAGCGGCTTTGACGTCGACATGGTGGAAGACGCCACCAAGGACGACATGGTCCGCGCCGTCAATCGCCTGAAGTCCCGGATCAAGCGCGACACCACAGTGATGCTGTTCTTCGGCGGCTACGGCGTGCAGACCGGCCGGCAGAGCTACATGCTGCCGGTCGATGCCGTGATCTGGAAGGAAAGCGACGTGCGCCGCCAGGGCGTCTCGATCGACGGCGTGCTCGAGATGATGAAGGAGCAGGGCGCCAAGGCCAAGCTCGTCGTCGTCGATGCGTCCCGCCGCAATCCCTATGAGCGCCGCTTCCGCTCCTACAGCCACGGTCTCGCGCCGATCAGCGCGACCGACAATGCGCTGATCCTCTCCTCGGCGTCGCCCGGCAAGGTCGTCGACGACGGCAAGGGCGAGCACAGCGTGCTGGTCGGCGAGTTCCTCACCAACCTCAATGCGCAGGGCAGCGCCGAAGGCGTCTTCAACAAGACCCGCATCGCGATCTCCCGCGCCTCCGAAGGCGATCAGGTCCCGACCATCTCCTCCTCGCTGCTCGAGGATGTGCAGTTCGATCAGGCCGGCGGCTAA